The following are from one region of the Egicoccus sp. AB-alg6-2 genome:
- a CDS encoding DUF3309 family protein produces MIELLPLVVTAALTLLAAPLWPWSRGWSWAPAGMLAMGLVTMLLFRYAVVPEV; encoded by the coding sequence ATGATCGAACTGTTGCCGCTCGTCGTCACCGCCGCGCTCACGTTGCTCGCGGCGCCGCTGTGGCCGTGGAGTCGTGGCTGGTCGTGGGCGCCGGCCGGCATGCTGGCCATGGGTCTGGTCACCATGCTGCTGTTCCGGTACGCCGTCGTACCGGAGGTGTAG